AAAGTGACTTTCCTAAATCAGGCTGAAGATATTCAGATACGATCGCCCTTTTTATATTCTGAAGAGTAAAAGGTAGCGCTGTAAAAGCTTGAGATGATGTTTGAAAAAAGGGATAGTTGAGATTGATAATTGTGGATGGCACTGGATTCAGTCTTTATGTATAAATCGGACTTTGGTTGAGGTAAGGAAATATTACCTCTGCATTGCATAGCTTGAGATATCTGCCGCTTCTCACTAACCCGTAAAAGAATATAAACTGGCAATTTACTGACTAATTTTTATAGAGTTAAATTGCCAGATATTGAGCTAACTAGCAGGCTTAAAAAACAAGAATTAATGACTCTTCTTGTTATTTTCCTGCATAATAGTCGTCAAAAGTTTTGTAGCCAACATCAGTTACATACAGTTGACATTGGTCTGTAATTTGTTTCATTAACGCCCAAGAAAACTTACTTTCATCATGCAGATAATCTCCCCAGTTGTCTTTGATGCTGCTGTAAGCTAGCCGCAGATTATAAGAAGGAATCGCAGTCGAAAGATGATGAGGTACGTGAACGTTGATATCGTGGCAAAGGAATTCTACCCAGCGTGGATAATCACAATGAATAGTTCCCGATAGTTGCGCTAAAGCCTCGTTCCACTTGTTAGCTGCTACGAAAGGTACATCGGAAGCGGTATGGTGAACAATCGTAAAAGTACTCATCCAAAAATGGTAGACCAACCAGGGTAAAAGCCAAAATTTGACAAATCCCCAGATACCAGTTGTGGCGATAAGCAAAGGGAAGGCAACAGCTGCAAACAGAACTACTACAGCCACAGAAAGCTTAACACTCGATTGGTCTTTAGTTTTGAAATTACGCCAATCAAAATGTACAACTGCCCAATGTCCAATAGAACCTACCCACCAGAGGCGGTTACGCATGAAGCCTTCAAACACAGATTGCCGGAACGGGCCCCAACTTTCAAATACTTCTGTCCGGATGGGATGCCAAGCGTTGTCCTCATCGAGCTTGTTTGTATGCTTATGGTGATAATTATGCTTAATACGCCAACTGTGAAATGGGTAAATTAAAGGCATCATTAATAAATGCCCAACTAAATCGTTTACCCAACGACGGTTAGCAAACGAACGATGACCACAATCATGAGCGAGAACAAAAAAACCTGTTAAAGCAGTGCCTGTAAAAATCCAAGCAAAAGGTAAGAGGAACCAAGGAGAAATGGCAATGCTGAAGTAGCCCAAAGCTACCATTACAACAGCAATCAGCACATTTGTCCAAGCTTTACGCCTATCTTTCTTAAAGCACTCCTTTGGCAAGCTTTTAATGATATGTTTCAGCTTCAGGTCGGAATTACCAGGATTATAAGCTTGTTTCTGATCTTTGATTATTGATGTAGTCATGAAAACCTAAAAAACAACACAATTCATCACCGACGCAGCACAACGTGGTTTGCCGCAAAGTTTCTTAACATTAGCGTCTCGGATTATAGCAACCTAATCCACTCTTTTTTTGGAGTTAATTCTTTTTTTGGATTTTAAGGAATGGAGATGATAGTTGCTAAAAAAACTTCCTAGCCAATTAAATGTCTAAAGTCAAGCATCCATTGTCAAGATGTGACTGACCATTTAAAGACTTGCTTATGATTTTTTATCTGCCAGCTTCACATTTGTAGCGAGACCAAGGGCTTGCAGCAATTGAATAGTCATCCAAGTCATGTCAATTTCCCACCATTCCAAGCCGTGACGAGCTGAGTATTGATAAGCGTGGTGGTTATTGTGCCAGCCTTCACCAAATACTAGTAAGGCTACCCACCAGCAGTTTGTAGAGCGATCGCCAGATTCATGACTACGATAACCGAATTTATGGGTGGCGCTATTGACTAACCAAGTACAGTGGTAAACCCAAACAATGCGGACAAAAATCCCCCAAACAACCATCGGCCAACCGCCTAAAGCCAGTAGCAATAAACCCAGAGCCACTTGGACGAGAATAAAATATTTTTGCAAAAACTGATAAACTGGGTCATCGGCAATGTCTTTAGTGAAGCGAGGAACTTCTGCGTGAGCAGGTGCGTGATAAATCAGCCAACCCATGTGACTCCACCAAAAACCCTTATTAGAATCATGGGGATCTTGTTCGGTATCCGAGTGCAAATGATGGATACGGTGCGTACCTACCCACTCAATTGGCCCGCCTTGACAGGCGAGAGTTCCAAATAACACTAATACATATTCCAACCACTTGGGAGTTTGAAAACTGCGATGGGTAACAAGACGGTGAAATCCCAAAGTAATTCCTAAACCACCAGTGATCCAGTAGAGCAATAAACCGACACCAACTGCACTCCAGCTAAAGTTACTAGGAACCAAGGCAAACAAAGCTCCGATGTGCAATGCAGCGAAAAATAGGGTGTTAACCCAGTTAATTTGAAGTTTGGTTGAGGTAGCAATTGTCATGGGAAACCTGAATAGGAATGGTCAAGCCTAGTCTGCGCGATTTAAAAATCCGCATTTTAAATTTTTTTTGTGAACGAGGAACCAATGAACAGCTTGGAACAGCTGCGGCAAGCAGAACAGGCACTGTTAGAGATTTTTTCTGGAATTGACGCTCAGGTCAAGCAAAATCTTCAAAAAGTGCTGAATGCCTTTCGCGATCGACGTGTAGGCGCACACCACTTTGCAGGTGTAAGTGGCTACGGTCACGACGATTTAGGACGAGAAACTTTAGATAAAGTATTTGCCCAGGTAATGGGTGCCGAAGCGGCGGCGGTGCGGGTACAGTTTGTTTCCGGGACTCACGCGATCGCTTGTGCGTTATTTGGGGTGCTGCGTCCTGGAGATGAAATCTTAGCAGTGGTCGGTTCTCCCTACGATACGCTCGAAGAAGTGATTGGTTTACGGGGTCAGGGCCAAGGCTCCCTTATTGAGTTTGGCATAAATTACCGCCAATTAGACTTAACCTCGGAAGGAACTATAGATTGGCAAGCCTTAAGTACTAGTGTGGCAGATAACACCCGTTTAGTCTTAATTCAACGTTCCTGTGGCTATTCTTGGCGTCCTAGTCTATCCATTGCTGACATCGAAAAAATTGTCCACTTAGTCAAACAGCAAAATCCCAACACAGTTTGCTTTGTAGACAACTGCTATGGCGAATTTATCGAAACAAAAGAACCCACAGATGTGGGTGCTGATTTAATGGCAGGTTCATTGATTAAAAATCCTGGTGGCACGATTGTCACTGCTGGCGGGTATGTCGCCGGTCGTGCTGACTTAGTGGAAGCAGCTGCCTGTCGCCTCACTGCCCCTGGTATTGGTAGTTATGGTGGTGCTACTTTTGACCAAAATCGCCTGCTATTCCAAGGCTTATTTCTCGCCCCACAAATGGTAGGAGAGGCGATGAAAGGCACTCACCTAACCGGTTATGTGTTTGACAAGCTTGGTTATCCAGTAAATCCAGCCCCATTTGCTCCCCGGCGAGATGTGATTCAGGCAATTAAACTCAGTTCTGCCCAAAAGCTGATTGCCTTCTGTAAAGCCGTACAACAAAATTCTCCCATTGGTTCCTACCTCGACCCCATCCCCGATGAAATGCCGGGGTATGAGAGCCAGGTAGTCATGGCTGGGGGGACATTTATTGAGGGCAGTACCTTGGAATTCTCAGCAGATGGGCCTTTGCGCGA
The genomic region above belongs to Calothrix sp. NIES-2098 and contains:
- a CDS encoding fatty acid desaturase — protein: MTTSIIKDQKQAYNPGNSDLKLKHIIKSLPKECFKKDRRKAWTNVLIAVVMVALGYFSIAISPWFLLPFAWIFTGTALTGFFVLAHDCGHRSFANRRWVNDLVGHLLMMPLIYPFHSWRIKHNYHHKHTNKLDEDNAWHPIRTEVFESWGPFRQSVFEGFMRNRLWWVGSIGHWAVVHFDWRNFKTKDQSSVKLSVAVVVLFAAVAFPLLIATTGIWGFVKFWLLPWLVYHFWMSTFTIVHHTASDVPFVAANKWNEALAQLSGTIHCDYPRWVEFLCHDINVHVPHHLSTAIPSYNLRLAYSSIKDNWGDYLHDESKFSWALMKQITDQCQLYVTDVGYKTFDDYYAGK
- a CDS encoding stearoyl-CoA 9-desaturase, producing MTIATSTKLQINWVNTLFFAALHIGALFALVPSNFSWSAVGVGLLLYWITGGLGITLGFHRLVTHRSFQTPKWLEYVLVLFGTLACQGGPIEWVGTHRIHHLHSDTEQDPHDSNKGFWWSHMGWLIYHAPAHAEVPRFTKDIADDPVYQFLQKYFILVQVALGLLLLALGGWPMVVWGIFVRIVWVYHCTWLVNSATHKFGYRSHESGDRSTNCWWVALLVFGEGWHNNHHAYQYSARHGLEWWEIDMTWMTIQLLQALGLATNVKLADKKS
- a CDS encoding hypothetical protein (similar to aluminum resistance protein), translating into MNSLEQLRQAEQALLEIFSGIDAQVKQNLQKVLNAFRDRRVGAHHFAGVSGYGHDDLGRETLDKVFAQVMGAEAAAVRVQFVSGTHAIACALFGVLRPGDEILAVVGSPYDTLEEVIGLRGQGQGSLIEFGINYRQLDLTSEGTIDWQALSTSVADNTRLVLIQRSCGYSWRPSLSIADIEKIVHLVKQQNPNTVCFVDNCYGEFIETKEPTDVGADLMAGSLIKNPGGTIVTAGGYVAGRADLVEAAACRLTAPGIGSYGGATFDQNRLLFQGLFLAPQMVGEAMKGTHLTGYVFDKLGYPVNPAPFAPRRDVIQAIKLSSAQKLIAFCKAVQQNSPIGSYLDPIPDEMPGYESQVVMAGGTFIEGSTLEFSADGPLREPYVVYCQGGTHWTHIAIALEAAIEAVGEA